Proteins encoded within one genomic window of Methanosarcina barkeri str. Wiesmoor:
- a CDS encoding helix-turn-helix domain-containing protein, which translates to MTSNESSENLRNRLAEKMAGDITLSEKPGESLKKWRLNFEISQTDIASYLKVSPSVISDYESGRRKSPGTLIIKKIVECLLEIDMDRGSKKIHAYESVLNAESGTKSIYSTYEYTIPIQLAKLVNLIEGDIIYKGVERPLYGFSVIDSQRAILELSSHEFQKLYGWSTDRAMIFTKVSTGKSPMVAIRVTNLKPGAVVLHGLRKEEVEPVAIKMAEVDRIPLVATKMDLDQIVQLLRKYSQYYTRE; encoded by the coding sequence ATGACATCTAATGAATCCTCAGAAAATCTGCGCAACCGTCTGGCGGAAAAAATGGCTGGAGATATAACCCTTTCGGAAAAGCCGGGAGAGTCGCTCAAAAAATGGAGATTGAATTTTGAGATATCCCAGACCGACATTGCAAGTTATCTTAAGGTTTCCCCCTCCGTTATCAGTGATTATGAAAGTGGGAGACGAAAGTCTCCAGGAACACTAATTATAAAAAAGATTGTTGAGTGCCTACTTGAAATTGATATGGATAGGGGAAGCAAAAAAATTCACGCTTACGAATCTGTACTTAATGCCGAAAGCGGTACGAAATCCATTTACTCAACATACGAGTATACGATCCCGATACAGCTTGCTAAACTGGTCAACCTTATTGAAGGAGACATTATCTACAAAGGAGTTGAAAGACCTCTTTACGGTTTCTCTGTCATTGACAGCCAGAGAGCAATCCTGGAACTTTCTTCCCATGAGTTTCAGAAGCTCTATGGTTGGAGTACCGATAGGGCCATGATCTTCACGAAGGTCAGCACCGGTAAATCCCCAATGGTAGCCATCCGGGTTACCAACCTTAAGCCTGGTGCCGTGGTACTTCACGGGCTTCGAAAAGAAGAGGTCGAACCTGTTGCAATCAAAATGGCAGAAGTCGATCGTATTCCCCTGGTTGCAACTAAAATGGATCTTGACCAGATTGTTCAGTTACTTAGAAAATACAGTCAATATTATACCAGGGAATAA
- a CDS encoding N-acetyltransferase — protein MYNLKMATQEDHDFIYNLKKTNMADYIIKTWGTWDEDLQRTFFSKESKEIKHQIIVVEGKNVGVVAFSRNETSIHIDEIQVLPEYQSKGIGTLVFSDIIANAQKEKIETTLRVLKVNFAAQKFYNKLGFEKIEDTETHFLLSKKPDLHNSDYPDTESRGI, from the coding sequence ATGTATAATTTAAAAATGGCAACACAAGAAGATCATGATTTTATTTATAATCTGAAGAAGACTAACATGGCAGATTATATAATAAAAACATGGGGTACCTGGGATGAAGATTTACAGAGAACTTTTTTCAGCAAGGAATCCAAAGAGATAAAACACCAAATTATTGTTGTAGAAGGCAAAAACGTTGGCGTCGTGGCCTTCAGTAGAAATGAAACATCCATTCATATTGATGAAATCCAGGTGTTGCCAGAATATCAGAGTAAAGGAATAGGAACTTTAGTTTTTTCAGATATTATTGCCAATGCCCAAAAAGAAAAAATAGAAACAACTCTCAGAGTATTAAAAGTTAATTTTGCGGCTCAAAAGTTTTACAACAAACTTGGTTTTGAAAAAATTGAAGATACAGAAACTCATTTTCTTCTTAGCAAAAAGCCCGATTTGCATAATTCAGATTATCCAGACACTGAATCCAGAGGTATCTAG
- a CDS encoding Dna2/Cas4 domain-containing protein codes for MMSTDSSNKEINVSDLLLYTNCPRRVYFVSRGFELFSEVTASRLERIILKELSLNYPEIVKECSLNADSLHEELEISLSKVCTDLPLLFPRELVGVTKEIYEEGEARARAKLPEITANLLGALEEFGKEPMLAALTPVKTEPFLSSERLNLKGVPSKLVCFEGVQVPSILKPGSCPQHGVWASDRIHAAAFVLLLEAENEKEVPFAFVEYVSFGLLRRVAVRSSDRREVLKICREVKKIKDGIMPERKEEKFCKECNFSEHCVSESSLMSKFF; via the coding sequence ATGATGTCAACCGATTCGTCCAATAAGGAGATAAATGTCTCAGACCTTCTTCTATACACCAACTGCCCGAGGAGAGTATACTTTGTCAGTCGAGGCTTTGAATTGTTTTCGGAAGTGACCGCCTCCAGGCTCGAAAGAATAATCCTGAAGGAACTCTCCCTGAATTACCCCGAAATTGTGAAGGAGTGTTCGTTAAACGCCGATAGCCTTCATGAAGAGCTTGAAATTTCCCTGTCAAAGGTATGTACAGACCTCCCACTCCTGTTTCCGCGAGAACTCGTAGGTGTTACAAAGGAGATTTATGAGGAAGGAGAAGCGCGGGCAAGAGCTAAACTTCCCGAAATTACAGCCAACCTGCTGGGAGCACTTGAAGAATTTGGGAAAGAGCCTATGCTTGCGGCACTTACGCCTGTTAAAACCGAGCCATTTCTGTCCTCAGAAAGACTCAACCTCAAAGGTGTTCCATCAAAACTCGTTTGCTTTGAAGGTGTGCAGGTTCCCTCAATATTAAAGCCCGGAAGCTGCCCTCAACATGGAGTATGGGCTTCTGACCGGATACACGCCGCAGCTTTTGTCCTGCTTCTTGAAGCCGAAAATGAAAAAGAAGTTCCCTTTGCCTTCGTGGAGTATGTAAGTTTCGGCCTGCTCCGAAGGGTGGCTGTTCGAAGCTCGGATAGGCGGGAAGTGCTCAAAATCTGTAGAGAAGTGAAAAAAATTAAAGACGGAATTATGCCTGAGAGAAAAGAAGAAAAATTCTGCAAAGAGTGTAATTTTTCAGAACACTGCGTTTCAGAGTCTTCCCTTATGTCAAAATTTTTCTGA
- a CDS encoding GNAT family N-acetyltransferase, producing the protein MLDIINKFYWKGGQIYILKIATQEDYNFIYNLNKANIEDYVIKTWGNWNEDFQREFFSRYFQTIEFQIIVVNDKNVGIVAFSQNEKSTVIDEIQILPEYQNKGIGTLILSDIIANAQKTKIEINLKVLKVNFIAQNFYNKLGFKKIGDTETHFLLSKKPNLNIPNYPDIESRESRH; encoded by the coding sequence TTGCTTGATATTATCAATAAATTTTATTGGAAGGGTGGGCAAATATATATTTTAAAAATAGCAACACAAGAGGACTATAATTTCATTTATAACTTGAATAAGGCTAACATAGAAGATTATGTAATAAAAACATGGGGCAATTGGAACGAAGATTTTCAAAGAGAGTTTTTCAGCAGGTATTTCCAAACTATAGAATTCCAGATTATTGTTGTAAATGATAAAAATGTTGGCATTGTTGCTTTCAGTCAAAATGAAAAATCCACTGTTATTGATGAAATACAAATATTGCCTGAATATCAGAATAAAGGAATAGGAACTTTAATTCTTTCAGATATTATTGCCAATGCTCAAAAGACAAAAATAGAAATAAATCTCAAAGTGTTAAAAGTTAATTTTATAGCTCAAAATTTTTACAACAAACTTGGTTTTAAAAAAATTGGAGATACAGAAACTCATTTTCTTCTTAGTAAAAAACCCAATTTGAATATTCCGAATTATCCGGATATTGAATCCAGGGAATCTAGACACTAA
- a CDS encoding HAD family hydrolase, with the protein MMVFFDIDGTLLDHKSAEFTGVKLFHQNYRNFFGMDFNEFYSIWCKLSEKHFEKYLAKECSFEEQRIERIKELYLERNINLASEEALEVFDYYLRNYELSWKPFNDVIPCLKKLSKLKMGIISNGDLGQQKLKLDKMKISHYFVDIIAAGEFNVSKPHTEIFEIACKRNGEEPEKCFYVGDTIETDIIPCEKIGMKGIWINRNNKTLQNKNIKIIVSLKELANVLYESMPQSLDY; encoded by the coding sequence ATGATGGTTTTCTTTGACATAGATGGTACTCTGTTGGATCATAAAAGTGCAGAATTCACTGGGGTAAAATTATTTCACCAGAATTACCGAAATTTTTTTGGTATGGATTTTAATGAATTTTATTCTATTTGGTGCAAATTATCAGAAAAACACTTTGAAAAATATTTAGCAAAAGAATGCTCTTTTGAAGAGCAGCGAATAGAGCGAATTAAAGAACTGTATTTAGAACGAAATATTAACCTGGCAAGCGAAGAAGCACTTGAAGTATTTGATTACTATTTACGCAATTATGAATTAAGCTGGAAACCCTTTAATGATGTGATACCATGCTTGAAAAAACTTTCAAAATTAAAAATGGGTATCATCAGTAATGGCGATTTAGGGCAACAAAAATTAAAGCTAGATAAAATGAAAATTTCTCATTACTTTGTTGATATCATAGCAGCAGGAGAATTTAATGTTTCAAAACCCCATACGGAAATATTTGAAATTGCATGTAAAAGAAATGGTGAAGAACCAGAAAAATGCTTCTATGTTGGAGACACCATCGAAACTGATATTATACCATGTGAAAAAATTGGAATGAAAGGCATATGGATAAATAGAAACAACAAAACTTTGCAAAACAAAAACATTAAAATTATTGTCTCATTGAAAGAACTTGCCAATGTATTATACGAAAGTATGCCCCAATCCTTGGATTATTGA
- the dinB gene encoding DNA polymerase IV has translation MQRIILHVDMDSFYAAIEERENPELQGKAVVVCMLSGRSELSGAVSTCNYTARESGIKAGMSCSKAKKLNPEAVFLPVRKDFYTSVSDRVMEILRSYADAREIGEAFEQISIDEAFLEITEKTGGDFNLAFEIGTQIKNEVKDKEKLTCSVGVGPNKLIAKMASSVQKPDGITVISPDKFESFLWPLKVSKLWGIGNVTAGKLQEMGIVTIKDLAEHDVIDLISTFGKTRGVWLKQAASGIDDSPLKEKDGSEQIGRIATLPEDTLDVNLISQLLDRLAGDVISKLDSRELSFRTVTITVINSKFRMYTKSRTLNHPAYSKETLLEVTREILNEFLSESRTEFRRVGVRVGELQKRMGQKSLFDY, from the coding sequence ATGCAGCGTATCATTCTCCATGTAGATATGGACTCTTTTTATGCAGCCATTGAAGAGCGGGAAAACCCTGAACTTCAGGGAAAAGCCGTCGTGGTCTGCATGCTTTCCGGAAGAAGCGAGCTCAGTGGGGCTGTAAGTACCTGTAATTATACCGCACGAGAGTCCGGGATCAAGGCAGGCATGTCATGTTCGAAGGCAAAGAAACTGAACCCTGAAGCAGTTTTCCTGCCTGTACGAAAGGATTTCTATACTTCGGTCTCGGACCGGGTTATGGAAATTCTCAGGAGTTATGCGGATGCCAGGGAGATAGGGGAAGCGTTTGAACAGATAAGCATAGACGAAGCCTTCCTGGAAATTACTGAAAAAACAGGTGGGGATTTTAACCTTGCCTTTGAGATTGGAACCCAGATCAAGAATGAAGTAAAGGATAAAGAGAAGCTGACATGTTCAGTAGGGGTAGGCCCAAATAAGCTTATTGCCAAGATGGCATCCTCTGTCCAGAAACCCGATGGGATTACTGTTATAAGTCCGGATAAATTTGAGAGCTTTCTCTGGCCTCTCAAGGTATCTAAACTCTGGGGAATAGGGAATGTAACCGCAGGAAAACTGCAGGAAATGGGCATAGTCACAATAAAAGATCTTGCTGAACACGACGTTATTGACCTGATCTCAACTTTCGGAAAAACGCGGGGAGTCTGGCTTAAACAGGCTGCATCAGGCATCGATGATTCCCCTCTGAAAGAAAAGGACGGCTCAGAACAGATAGGAAGGATCGCAACTCTGCCTGAGGATACTCTCGACGTTAATCTTATCTCTCAGCTACTTGACAGGCTGGCAGGGGATGTAATTTCAAAACTCGATTCAAGGGAGCTTTCCTTCAGGACTGTAACTATTACGGTCATAAATTCAAAGTTCAGGATGTACACTAAAAGCCGTACACTAAACCACCCGGCCTATTCAAAGGAAACTCTTCTCGAGGTGACTCGCGAAATCCTTAATGAGTTCCTTTCAGAAAGCCGGACTGAGTTCAGGCGTGTAGGTGTCAGGGTAGGAGAACTTCAAAAAAGAATGGGCCAGAAAAGCCTTTTTGATTATTGA
- a CDS encoding phosphoadenosine phosphosulfate reductase family protein — translation MSRPAYLGKMLLHWCEACNVPVLGKRCGCGKNTKKVEVTPPGDIRPAFDYDIKRINSVSEKQFNAPLIPEGHLVVLNKAPYEDRMDEIIVDGEVLASLRFEIESCEWVLLPRLEGARRLFQGRDRKALKKWVVIEQAVVPFILEKGASVLAPGVLDADPEIKKEDEVVVLNPAGEVICCGRARMTGKEMYEENHGHAVKPRWSKDPEPQKTKLGGQTWEDAVKANEKILDGMIERSHAFIKNVARSMELKVSVSYSGGKDSLAVLQLVDESLDDYEIMFADTGLEFPETVENVKQVVEHYGKKLRTSSAEDAFWDSISVFGPPTMDTRWCCKICKLGPITRLIDENYEGGCLSFIGQRQYESHARSISKKVWKNPWVGNQVGASPIQEWTALHVWLYLFRTKAPYNPAYEKGYDRMGCWLCPSSSLADFFQLEESHPDLAKKLNSHLLAYAEKMGFSPEWVKYGLWRYKQYPRVLQNLAEKKGISLIPSQEAPTELHFEVATGYRPCKAGGISADGSFGQAIDIETLKESGMLSPVGKASFIEGAASVVFRESRAQVFASGNVNGRSENEKELKKLMRIVELSVRRALICQGCGVCVGHCEHNAIEMKEKKVRIKENCIHCGACIEVCPLVKFI, via the coding sequence ATGTCCAGACCAGCATATCTTGGAAAAATGCTTCTGCACTGGTGTGAGGCCTGTAATGTGCCTGTGCTAGGTAAACGGTGCGGATGCGGCAAAAATACAAAAAAAGTTGAGGTAACCCCTCCAGGGGATATCCGTCCTGCTTTTGATTATGATATAAAACGCATAAACTCGGTTTCGGAAAAACAGTTCAATGCGCCACTTATACCTGAAGGACACCTCGTAGTGCTAAATAAAGCTCCGTATGAAGACCGTATGGATGAGATTATAGTTGACGGGGAAGTGCTTGCGTCTCTCAGATTTGAAATAGAGAGCTGTGAATGGGTCCTGCTTCCAAGGCTCGAAGGAGCGAGAAGGCTTTTCCAGGGCAGAGATAGAAAAGCCCTGAAAAAATGGGTTGTTATCGAGCAGGCAGTTGTACCTTTTATCCTGGAAAAAGGAGCAAGTGTTCTGGCTCCCGGGGTTCTCGATGCCGATCCTGAAATCAAAAAAGAAGATGAGGTAGTTGTACTGAACCCCGCAGGGGAAGTAATCTGCTGTGGGCGAGCCCGAATGACAGGAAAGGAAATGTATGAAGAAAACCACGGGCATGCAGTAAAACCGCGCTGGAGCAAAGACCCAGAGCCTCAAAAAACAAAACTTGGAGGACAGACCTGGGAAGATGCCGTAAAAGCCAACGAAAAAATTCTGGACGGCATGATAGAAAGGTCCCATGCCTTCATAAAAAATGTAGCAAGAAGCATGGAACTGAAAGTAAGCGTATCCTATTCCGGGGGGAAGGATAGCCTTGCTGTGCTCCAGCTAGTTGATGAGAGTCTTGACGATTACGAAATTATGTTTGCAGATACCGGGCTTGAGTTTCCGGAAACCGTTGAAAACGTCAAACAGGTTGTAGAACACTACGGGAAAAAACTCAGGACATCAAGCGCAGAAGACGCTTTCTGGGACTCGATAAGTGTTTTTGGCCCTCCTACAATGGATACTCGCTGGTGCTGCAAGATTTGCAAACTCGGGCCAATTACCCGGTTAATTGACGAGAACTACGAAGGCGGATGTCTTAGTTTCATAGGACAGCGTCAGTATGAATCCCACGCCCGTTCAATCAGCAAGAAAGTCTGGAAAAATCCCTGGGTGGGAAACCAGGTTGGAGCATCCCCTATACAGGAATGGACAGCTCTTCATGTTTGGCTTTACCTTTTCAGGACAAAAGCTCCCTATAATCCGGCTTATGAAAAAGGATATGACAGGATGGGATGCTGGCTCTGCCCATCTTCCTCTCTTGCAGATTTCTTTCAGCTTGAAGAAAGCCATCCAGACCTTGCAAAAAAGCTGAACTCCCATCTCCTTGCCTATGCCGAGAAAATGGGGTTTTCTCCTGAGTGGGTAAAGTACGGTTTATGGCGCTACAAGCAGTATCCTCGGGTTCTCCAGAACCTTGCTGAGAAAAAAGGAATTTCTCTTATTCCATCCCAAGAAGCTCCAACAGAACTTCATTTTGAAGTCGCAACAGGGTACAGGCCCTGCAAAGCAGGAGGAATATCTGCGGACGGAAGCTTCGGGCAGGCAATTGACATAGAAACTCTGAAAGAAAGCGGAATGCTTTCACCCGTCGGAAAGGCTTCTTTCATAGAAGGGGCTGCGTCAGTCGTTTTCAGAGAATCCAGAGCACAGGTTTTTGCTTCAGGGAATGTTAATGGGAGAAGCGAGAACGAAAAAGAGCTAAAAAAGCTTATGAGAATTGTTGAGCTCTCAGTAAGAAGGGCTTTAATCTGCCAGGGGTGTGGAGTTTGCGTGGGCCACTGTGAGCATAATGCGATTGAAATGAAAGAAAAGAAAGTAAGAATTAAAGAAAACTGCATTCACTGCGGAGCATGTATCGAAGTCTGCCCGCTTGTTAAGTTTATTTGA